The Hydra vulgaris chromosome 11, alternate assembly HydraT2T_AEP genome contains a region encoding:
- the LOC100215811 gene encoding serine/threonine-protein phosphatase 6 regulatory ankyrin repeat subunit C isoform X2 — protein sequence MSFEECIRNGDLIELKKLLQTNVNALNVASGDLLNTPLHTAARKGYFEAVRLLLDAGAEATVKNKKGLYPTHIAATYGRLQCLKTLLEKEPKLINTLDKSGNSLLHIAASKDHFDIVQYLVSKNIDVKIKNKDGNYACHNAAIWKREDILKYLVNLNETPINDSNNKGETLLHIASSKGCLLMVQFLLYKGASASLKNRNGKTAVQEAANNEVQNCFLYFNRYLSIRKCLKCDDTVAAILAKRRYENENTTLHIVSMFENNQKEIRQLVRSGSDVNALNLFNQSPLHLAIISTHISNAEMLVCVGANVNERDKENGKTLLHLIAQHNIVKCLPLFLKSKVSFNQVDKNGETPLMYAAKYCSRDVLLFLLKNNADPMIEDIKQNNVLHHANMNVIILDDILKYCPRLIDNPDASGNTILMNAVADNNVKAICLLISHGADRYKKNTSGKSAYALAINSKNNDVILAIENN from the exons AGACCTCTTGAACACACCATTACACACTGCAGCAAGAAAAGGATATTTTGAAGCAGTTCGTTTACTATTAGACGCTG GTGCTGAGGcaacagttaaaaataaaaaaggactATATCCAACTCATATAGCTGCAACATACGGACGTTTGCAGTGTTTGAAAACTTTGTTAGAAAAAGAGCcaaaattgataaatactttagataaaaGTGGAAACAGTTTACTGCATATTGCAGCGTCTAAAGATCATTTTGATATCGTACAATATCTTGTAAGTAAAAACATtgatgtcaaaataaaaaataaagatggaAACTATGCATGCCACAATGCTGCTATATGGAAGCGAGAAGATATACTCAagtatcttgttaatttaaatgaaactcCAATTAATGACTCAAACAACAAGGGTGAAACTTTGCTTCATATTGCATCATCAAAAGGTTGTTTGTTAATGGTTCAATTTCTATTGTATAAAGGTGCGTCCGCATCTCTTAAAAATCGAAATGGAAAAACAGCAGTTCAAGAAGCTGCAAATAATGAAgttcaaaattgttttctgtatTTCAATCGCTATTTATCAATAAGAAAATG TTTGAAATGCGACGATACTGTTGCTGCTATATTAGCCAAAAGAAGGTATGAAAATGAAAACACTACATTACACATTGTATCCATGTTTGAAAACAATCAGAAAGAAATTCGACAATTAGTTCGAAGTGGTTCCGATGTCAATGCACTAAACTTGTTCAATCAAAGTCCTCTTCATTTGGCTATTATTTCAACTCATATTTCTAATGCGGAAATGTTAGTGTGTGTTGGGGCAAATGTTAACGAAAGAGATAAAGAAAACGGAAAAACTTTGCTGCATTTAATTGCCCAacataacattgtaaaatgtttaccCTTATTTCTAAAATCTAAAGTATCTTTTAACCAAGTTGATAAAAATGGCGAAACCCCTTTAATGTACGCAGCTAAGTACTGCTCACGTGACGttcttctatttttattaaaaaataatgcagaTCCAATGATTGAAGATATTAAACAGAACAATGTTTTGCATCATGCAAACATGAATGTGATCATTCTtgatgatatattaaaatattgtccGAGACTTATTGATAATCCAGATGCTTCTGGAAACACAATTTTAATGAACGCTGTAGCTGATAACAATGTCAAAGCGATATGTTTATTAATCAGCCATGGTGCTGAtcgctataaaaaaaatacttctggAAAAAGTGCATACGCTCTGGCCATCAACtcaaaaaataatgatgttATATTAGCTATTGAAAATAACTAG